A window of Lysobacter terrestris contains these coding sequences:
- the rplO gene encoding 50S ribosomal protein L15, translating to MNMRLNTLQPADGARTERKRVGRGIGSGLGKTAGRGHKGSFARAGKGKIKAGFEGGQMPMQRRLPKIGFRSLIKKDTAEVLLYALDKLDAGDIDLAALKAAKLVPPNAKQAKIVKKGELTKKFVLKGVLATAGAKAAIEAAGGSIA from the coding sequence ATCAACATGCGTCTCAACACTCTGCAGCCCGCCGACGGCGCTCGTACCGAACGCAAGCGCGTCGGTCGTGGTATCGGTTCCGGCCTGGGCAAGACCGCGGGTCGCGGCCACAAGGGTTCGTTCGCTCGCGCCGGTAAGGGCAAGATCAAGGCGGGCTTCGAAGGCGGCCAGATGCCGATGCAGCGTCGCCTGCCCAAGATCGGCTTCCGTTCGCTGATCAAGAAGGACACCGCTGAAGTCCTGCTGTACGCGCTGGACAAGCTCGACGCCGGTGACATCGACCTGGCCGCCCTCAAGGCCGCCAAGCTGGTGCCGCCGAACGCCAAGCAGGCCAAGATCGTGAAGAAGGGCGAGCTCACCAAGAAGTTCGTGCTCAAGGGTGTGCTGGCCACGGCCGGTGCCAAGGCCGCGATCGAAGCGGCTGGCGGTTCCATCGCCTAA
- the secY gene encoding preprotein translocase subunit SecY — MAKSSNAMAGIGGGVGKFTELRQRLLFVVGALIVYRIGCYIPVPGVNPDAMLELMKTQQGTIVDMFNMFSGGALHRFSLFALNVMPYISASIIVQLMTQIVPSLKAIQKEGESGRRKINQWSRMGAIPLAVFQAWGIATALQAGGAANGIQVVYNPGPGFIVTAVIALTAGTMFLMWLGEQVTERGIGNGVSLIIFSGIVAGLPAAVISMFEQIRNGDMNAIAALVVVALVLGFTYLVVFVERGQRRITVNYARRQGGRSAYMNQSSFLPLKLNMAGVIPPIFASSIVMFPATAAAWFSQGSSATWLQKLAQMLNSGQPLHMILYAGLIIGFAFFYTALVFNSQETADNLKKSGALIPGIRPGKATADYVDGVLTRLTAAGAIYLVVVCLLPEIMRTQLGTSFYFGGTSLLIVVVVVMDFIAQIQAHLMSHQYESLLKKANLKGSRGGLGR, encoded by the coding sequence ATGGCGAAAAGCAGCAACGCAATGGCGGGCATCGGCGGCGGGGTCGGTAAGTTCACCGAGCTGCGCCAGCGCCTGCTGTTCGTCGTCGGCGCCCTGATCGTCTACCGCATCGGCTGCTACATCCCGGTGCCGGGCGTGAATCCGGACGCGATGCTGGAGCTGATGAAGACCCAGCAGGGCACCATCGTGGACATGTTCAACATGTTCTCGGGTGGCGCGCTGCACCGCTTCAGCCTGTTCGCGCTGAACGTGATGCCGTACATCTCCGCGTCGATCATCGTCCAGCTGATGACGCAGATCGTGCCGAGCCTGAAGGCCATCCAGAAGGAAGGCGAGTCGGGTCGTCGCAAGATCAACCAGTGGTCGCGCATGGGTGCGATCCCGCTGGCCGTGTTCCAGGCCTGGGGTATCGCCACGGCCCTGCAGGCCGGCGGCGCGGCCAATGGCATCCAGGTCGTCTACAACCCGGGGCCGGGCTTCATCGTCACGGCGGTGATCGCGCTGACCGCAGGCACCATGTTCCTGATGTGGTTGGGCGAGCAGGTCACCGAGCGCGGCATCGGCAACGGTGTCTCGCTGATCATCTTCTCCGGCATCGTCGCCGGCCTGCCGGCTGCCGTGATCAGCATGTTCGAGCAGATCCGCAACGGTGACATGAATGCCATCGCGGCCCTCGTCGTCGTGGCGCTGGTGCTGGGCTTCACCTACCTAGTGGTGTTCGTCGAGCGCGGGCAACGCCGGATCACCGTCAATTACGCGCGCCGCCAGGGCGGTCGCAGCGCGTACATGAACCAGTCGTCGTTCCTCCCGCTCAAGCTCAACATGGCCGGCGTGATCCCGCCGATCTTCGCCTCGAGCATCGTGATGTTCCCGGCGACCGCCGCGGCGTGGTTCAGCCAGGGCAGCTCGGCGACCTGGCTGCAGAAGCTGGCGCAGATGCTCAACTCCGGCCAGCCGCTGCACATGATCCTGTATGCAGGGCTGATCATCGGCTTCGCGTTCTTCTACACCGCGCTGGTGTTCAACTCGCAGGAAACCGCCGACAACCTCAAGAAGTCGGGCGCGCTGATTCCGGGCATCCGTCCGGGCAAGGCCACCGCCGACTACGTCGACGGCGTGCTGACCCGCCTCACCGCGGCCGGCGCGATCTACCTGGTGGTGGTCTGCCTGCTGCCCGAGATCATGCGCACGCAGCTCGGCACCTCGTTCTACTTCGGCGGCACCTCGCTGTTGATCGTGGTCGTGGTGGTGATGGACTTCATCGCGCAGATCCAGGCGCACCTGATGTCGCACCAGTACGAAAGCCTGCTGAAGAAGGCGAACCTCAAGGGTTCGCGTGGCGGCCTCGGCCGCTGA
- the rpsM gene encoding 30S ribosomal protein S13: MARIAGVNLPAQKHVWVGLQSIYGIGRTRSKQVCESAGVTLSTKIRDLSEPEVERLRSEIAKFVVEGDLRREVGISIKRLMDLGSYRGLRHRRGLPLRGQRTRTNARTRKGPRKAIKK; this comes from the coding sequence ATGGCGCGTATTGCTGGCGTCAACCTGCCTGCCCAGAAGCACGTCTGGGTCGGGCTGCAAAGCATCTACGGCATTGGCCGTACCCGTTCGAAGCAGGTCTGTGAATCGGCAGGCGTTACCCTGTCGACCAAGATCCGCGACCTGTCGGAACCGGAAGTCGAGCGCCTGCGCTCCGAGATCGCGAAGTTCGTGGTCGAGGGCGACCTGCGCCGCGAAGTCGGTATCTCGATCAAGCGTCTGATGGACCTGGGCAGCTATCGCGGCCTGCGTCACCGCCGCGGCCTGCCGCTGCGTGGTCAGCGCACCCGTACCAATGCACGTACCCGCAAGGGTCCGCGCAAGGCCATCAAGAAGTAA
- the rpsK gene encoding 30S ribosomal protein S11 yields MAKPAAAAKTKKKIKRVVTDGIAHVHASFNNTIITITDRQGNALSWATSGGAGFRGSRKSTPFAAQVAAEKAGRAALDYGLKTLEVRIKGPGPGRESAVRSLNNVGYKIANIIDVTPIPHNGCRPPKKRRV; encoded by the coding sequence ATGGCCAAGCCGGCTGCTGCTGCCAAGACCAAGAAGAAGATCAAGCGAGTCGTCACCGACGGCATCGCCCACGTCCACGCTTCTTTCAACAACACCATCATCACGATCACCGACCGCCAGGGCAACGCGCTCTCGTGGGCGACTTCGGGCGGCGCGGGTTTCCGCGGTTCGCGCAAGTCGACCCCGTTCGCTGCACAGGTCGCCGCCGAAAAGGCCGGCCGTGCCGCCCTCGATTACGGCCTGAAGACGCTTGAAGTGCGTATCAAGGGTCCGGGTCCGGGTCGCGAGTCCGCCGTTCGTTCGCTGAACAACGTCGGCTACAAGATCGCCAACATCATCGACGTCACGCCGATCCCGCACAACGGCTGCCGTCCGCCCAAAAAGCGTCGCGTCTGA
- the rpsD gene encoding 30S ribosomal protein S4 has product MARYIGPKCKLSRREGADLSLKSPVRALDSKCKLEQKPGQHGPTARKGKLSDYATQLREKQKVKRIYGLLERQFRNYYKKASNKKGNTGENLLQLLETRLDNVIYRMGFAVTRPAARQLVSHRGVTVNGKSVNLPSYQVKAGDAIALSERAQKQMRVQESLGVSAQMDLSPSWVEVDAKKFAGVFKAVPDRSDLPSDINEALIVELYSK; this is encoded by the coding sequence ATGGCTCGTTATATTGGTCCCAAGTGCAAGCTCTCCCGTCGCGAAGGCGCCGACCTCTCCCTGAAGTCGCCCGTCCGCGCGCTTGACAGCAAGTGCAAGCTCGAACAGAAGCCCGGCCAGCATGGCCCGACCGCCCGCAAGGGCAAGCTGTCGGATTACGCCACGCAGCTGCGTGAGAAGCAGAAGGTCAAGCGCATCTATGGCCTGCTGGAGCGTCAGTTCCGCAACTACTACAAGAAGGCCTCGAACAAGAAGGGCAACACGGGTGAAAACCTGCTGCAGCTCCTCGAGACCCGTCTTGACAACGTCATCTACCGCATGGGCTTCGCCGTGACCCGTCCGGCCGCGCGCCAGCTGGTCTCGCACCGCGGCGTCACGGTCAACGGCAAGTCGGTCAACCTGCCGTCGTACCAGGTCAAGGCCGGCGACGCGATCGCCCTGTCGGAACGCGCCCAGAAGCAGATGCGCGTGCAGGAATCGCTGGGCGTCTCCGCCCAGATGGACCTGTCGCCGTCGTGGGTCGAAGTGGATGCCAAGAAGTTCGCTGGTGTGTTCAAGGCCGTGCCGGATCGTTCCGACCTGCCGAGCGACATCAACGAAGCGCTGATCGTCGAGTTGTACTCGAAGTAA
- a CDS encoding DNA-directed RNA polymerase subunit alpha translates to MTVTANQVLRPRGPQIERISGHRAKVVIEPLERGYGHTLGNALRRVLLSSIPGFAITEVDIDGVLHEYTTVEGLEEDVLEVLLNLKDVAIRMHTGDSSMLSLSKQGPGIVTAADIKTDHNVEILNPEHVIAHLTKDTALNMRLKIERGFGYQPAAARRRPDEETRAIGRLMLDASFSPVRRVAYAVEAARVEQRTDLDKLVLDIETNGTIDAEEAVRTAADILSDQLSVFGDFTHRDRGAAKPQTGGVDPILLRPIDDLELTVRSANCLKAESIYYVGDLIQKTEVELLKTPNLGKKSLTEIKEVLAQRGLSLGMKLENWPPAGIASHGMMG, encoded by the coding sequence ATGACGGTTACCGCCAACCAGGTACTGCGCCCCCGTGGTCCCCAGATCGAACGCATCTCCGGCCATCGCGCCAAGGTCGTGATCGAGCCGCTGGAGCGCGGCTACGGCCACACCCTCGGCAACGCGCTGCGCCGCGTGCTGCTGTCGTCGATCCCCGGCTTCGCCATCACCGAAGTCGACATCGACGGCGTGCTGCACGAGTACACCACGGTCGAAGGCCTCGAAGAGGACGTGCTGGAAGTCCTGCTGAACCTCAAGGACGTCGCCATCCGCATGCACACCGGTGACAGCTCGATGCTGTCGCTGAGCAAGCAGGGCCCGGGCATCGTGACCGCGGCCGACATCAAGACCGACCACAACGTCGAAATCCTGAATCCGGAGCACGTGATCGCGCACCTGACCAAGGACACGGCGCTGAACATGCGCCTGAAGATCGAGCGCGGCTTCGGCTACCAGCCGGCGGCTGCCCGTCGTCGTCCGGACGAAGAAACCCGTGCGATCGGTCGCCTGATGCTGGACGCTTCGTTCTCGCCGGTCCGTCGCGTCGCCTACGCCGTGGAAGCCGCGCGCGTCGAGCAGCGCACCGACCTCGACAAGCTGGTGCTGGACATCGAAACCAACGGCACGATCGACGCCGAGGAAGCCGTGCGCACCGCCGCCGACATCCTCAGCGACCAGCTGTCGGTGTTCGGTGACTTCACCCACCGCGACCGCGGCGCTGCCAAGCCGCAGACCGGCGGCGTGGATCCGATCCTGCTGCGTCCGATCGACGACCTCGAACTGACCGTGCGTTCGGCCAACTGCCTCAAGGCCGAGAGCATCTACTACGTCGGCGACCTGATCCAGAAGACCGAAGTCGAGCTGCTGAAGACGCCGAACCTCGGCAAGAAGTCGCTCACCGAGATCAAGGAAGTCCTCGCCCAGCGCGGTCTTTCGCTCGGCATGAAGCTCGAGAATTGGCCGCCGGCGGGCATCGCCTCGCACGGCATGATGGGCTGA
- the rplQ gene encoding 50S ribosomal protein L17, which yields MRHQKSGRALSRTTAHREAMFSNMAASLIKHGLIRTTLPKAKELRRVAEPLITLAKVDGVANRRLAFSRLRDKEAVGTLFTTLGPRYATRPGGYLRILKCGFRAGDNAPMAYVELVDRPEAAQ from the coding sequence ATGCGCCACCAGAAGTCGGGTCGTGCCCTCAGCCGCACCACCGCCCATCGCGAAGCGATGTTCAGCAACATGGCCGCCTCACTGATCAAGCACGGCCTCATCCGCACCACCCTGCCGAAGGCCAAGGAACTGCGCCGCGTCGCCGAGCCGCTGATCACCCTGGCCAAGGTCGATGGCGTTGCTAACCGTCGTCTTGCCTTCTCGCGCCTGCGCGACAAGGAAGCCGTCGGCACCCTGTTCACCACCCTGGGCCCGCGTTACGCGACGCGTCCGGGCGGCTACCTGCGCATCCTCAAGTGCGGTTTCCGCGCTGGTGACAACGCGCCGATGGCCTACGTCGAACTGGTCGATCGTCCGGAAGCCGCGCAGTAA
- a CDS encoding disulfide bond formation protein B, whose product MSNPFRASFRIQFLLGFLACCALLGYAFHTQFRDVNPLEPCPLCIFQRIAFFALGVVFLLGALHGPAKAAWRGVYGVLALVAGGIGIAVAGRHVWLTHLPADQVPSCGAPFEFMRQTMGPMKLIQKVMTGSGECAKVDWTFLGMSMPAWSLLCLVVLTLFAVYAAFRRR is encoded by the coding sequence ATGAGCAATCCCTTCCGCGCTTCGTTCCGCATCCAATTCCTGCTGGGTTTCCTCGCGTGCTGCGCACTGCTGGGCTATGCCTTCCACACGCAGTTCCGCGACGTGAACCCGCTCGAGCCGTGCCCGCTGTGCATCTTCCAGCGGATCGCATTCTTCGCGCTTGGTGTCGTGTTCCTGCTCGGCGCGCTGCACGGTCCCGCGAAAGCGGCATGGCGTGGTGTCTATGGCGTGCTGGCGCTTGTCGCCGGTGGCATCGGCATCGCGGTGGCGGGACGCCATGTGTGGCTGACGCATCTGCCGGCGGACCAGGTGCCGAGCTGCGGCGCGCCGTTCGAGTTCATGCGCCAGACGATGGGCCCGATGAAGCTCATCCAGAAGGTGATGACGGGCTCGGGCGAATGCGCGAAAGTCGATTGGACTTTCCTCGGCATGTCGATGCCGGCATGGAGCCTGCTGTGCCTCGTCGTGCTCACGCTCTTTGCCGTGTACGCGGCCTTCCGTCGCCGCTGA
- a CDS encoding class II 3-deoxy-7-phosphoheptulonate synthase encodes MSASDRNLRAVNLPTEWSPASWRGYPALQMPTYPDAAALEGVLQEMHALPPLVTSWEILALQKQVAEAQDGKRFLLQGGDCAEVFEGCTPEVISNRLKVLLQMSLVLVHGLRLPVVRVGRFAGQYAKPRSADMETRDGVTLPSYRGDIINGPDFTEDARVPDPRRMVKAHARSAMTMNFIRSLIDGGFADLHHPEYWNLSWVGHSPLADEYQRMVDGVGDAVRFMETLSGSEVHNLNRVDFYTSHEALLLPYEESQTRQVPRQWGWFNLSTHFPWIGMRTAQLDGAHIEYFRGIRNPIGLKVGPSATPEQLLRVIDVLNPNDEPGRLTLIHRMGAAQVAEKLPALLDAVKRDGRRVLWVCDPMHGNTESTSNGYKTRRFRNIRSELEAAFDLHAAAGTRLGGVHLELTGEDVTECLGGARELTESDLERAYRSTVDPRLNYEQALEIAMLIVRKQAQLARPE; translated from the coding sequence ATGTCCGCTTCTGATCGCAACCTCCGCGCCGTCAACCTGCCGACCGAATGGTCTCCGGCAAGTTGGCGCGGATATCCCGCGCTGCAGATGCCGACGTATCCCGATGCCGCCGCACTGGAAGGCGTGCTGCAGGAAATGCACGCGTTGCCGCCGCTGGTGACGTCGTGGGAAATCCTCGCGCTGCAGAAGCAGGTCGCCGAGGCGCAGGACGGCAAGCGCTTCCTGCTGCAGGGCGGTGACTGCGCGGAAGTGTTCGAAGGCTGCACGCCCGAGGTGATCTCCAACCGCCTCAAGGTGCTGCTGCAGATGAGCCTGGTGCTGGTGCACGGGCTGCGCCTGCCGGTGGTACGTGTCGGTCGCTTCGCCGGCCAGTACGCGAAGCCGCGTTCGGCCGACATGGAGACGCGCGACGGCGTGACACTGCCGAGCTATCGCGGCGACATCATCAACGGTCCGGATTTCACCGAGGACGCGCGCGTTCCCGATCCGCGCCGCATGGTCAAGGCGCATGCGCGTTCGGCGATGACGATGAATTTCATCCGTTCGCTGATCGACGGCGGTTTCGCCGACCTGCACCACCCCGAATACTGGAACCTGAGCTGGGTCGGGCACTCGCCGCTGGCCGACGAGTACCAGCGCATGGTCGACGGCGTCGGCGACGCGGTGCGCTTCATGGAGACGCTGTCGGGCAGCGAGGTGCACAACCTCAATCGCGTCGACTTCTACACGTCGCACGAAGCGCTGCTGTTGCCGTACGAGGAATCGCAGACGCGGCAGGTGCCGCGGCAGTGGGGCTGGTTCAACCTCAGCACGCACTTCCCGTGGATCGGCATGCGCACGGCGCAGCTGGACGGCGCGCACATCGAGTACTTCCGTGGCATCCGCAATCCGATCGGGCTCAAGGTCGGTCCGTCGGCGACACCGGAGCAATTGCTGCGCGTGATCGACGTGCTCAATCCCAACGACGAACCGGGCCGGCTCACGCTGATCCATCGCATGGGGGCCGCGCAGGTCGCCGAGAAACTGCCGGCGCTGCTGGACGCGGTGAAGCGCGATGGCCGTCGCGTGCTCTGGGTGTGCGATCCGATGCACGGCAACACCGAGAGCACCAGCAACGGCTACAAGACGCGGCGTTTCCGCAACATCCGCAGCGAGCTGGAAGCGGCGTTCGACCTGCATGCCGCGGCCGGCACGCGCCTGGGCGGTGTGCACCTGGAGCTGACCGGCGAAGACGTCACCGAATGCCTGGGCGGGGCGCGCGAATTGACCGAAAGCGACCTGGAGCGGGCCTACCGTTCCACCGTGGATCCGCGCCTCAACTACGAGCAGGCGCTGGAGATCGCGATGCTGATCGTGCGCAAGCAGGCGCAGCTGGCCCGGCCGGAGTAG
- a CDS encoding amidase, with protein sequence MSVLGRFTGGRLLPATLLAIAIVSALGACERVQNASASAPPATATRSASDGFAYAETGVADLAARMARGELDSRTLTQAYLDRIAAIDDAGPQLNAVIELNPDALKEADARDAERKAGRVRSPLHGIPVLLKDNIDATPMVNSAGSLALAEHRPTRDAFVVERLRNAGAVILGKTNLSEWANFRSVHSTSGWSGRGGLTRNPYALDRSACGSSSGTASAIAANLAVVGVGTETDGSILCPAAVTGLVGLKPTVGLVSRNGIIPISSSQDTAGPMARSVTDAAYLLAAMVGRDEGDAVTANSVGRAVFDYPLHLKAEGLRGARIGVLRNRMGMDRDADAAMEKAIDAMRRAGAVVVDAQIPTDGQWDAGELEVLTWEFKAGLEHYLESRQAPVRTLAQLIDFNKRHAGDELSYFGQDLLEQADAKGPLNDPVYLDTRSTIRRLAGVEGIDAALQAQRLDALIAPATSPAWKADMTNGDPHVPSGYGAAAVAGYPSLTVPMGEARGLPLGVVFMGTAWSEPRLLELGYAFEQATKARRAPQFLASIPAGAAQATAAK encoded by the coding sequence ATGTCTGTCCTGGGCCGATTCACCGGCGGGCGTTTGCTGCCCGCAACATTGCTCGCCATCGCGATTGTTTCGGCGCTCGGCGCCTGCGAACGCGTGCAGAACGCCTCCGCGTCGGCGCCACCGGCAACCGCAACCCGCAGTGCGTCGGACGGTTTCGCCTATGCCGAAACCGGCGTGGCCGACCTGGCTGCACGCATGGCGCGGGGCGAGCTCGACAGCCGCACCCTCACGCAGGCTTACCTGGACCGCATCGCCGCCATCGACGACGCCGGCCCGCAGCTCAATGCGGTGATCGAACTCAATCCGGACGCGCTCAAGGAAGCCGACGCACGCGACGCCGAACGCAAGGCCGGCCGCGTGCGCAGCCCGCTGCACGGCATTCCGGTCCTGCTCAAGGACAACATCGATGCGACGCCGATGGTGAACTCGGCCGGTTCGCTCGCGCTGGCGGAGCATCGGCCGACGCGCGACGCCTTCGTGGTCGAGCGCCTGCGCAACGCCGGCGCCGTCATCCTCGGCAAGACCAACCTCAGCGAGTGGGCCAACTTCCGCTCGGTGCATTCCACCTCGGGCTGGAGCGGCCGCGGCGGCCTGACCCGCAATCCCTATGCGCTCGATCGCAGCGCCTGCGGCTCGAGCTCGGGCACCGCCAGTGCGATCGCCGCGAACCTGGCCGTCGTCGGCGTCGGCACCGAAACCGACGGCAGCATCCTGTGCCCGGCCGCAGTCACCGGCCTGGTCGGCCTGAAGCCGACCGTGGGCCTGGTGAGCCGCAACGGCATCATTCCGATTTCCAGCAGCCAGGACACCGCCGGCCCGATGGCGCGCAGTGTCACCGATGCGGCGTACCTGCTCGCGGCGATGGTCGGGCGCGACGAAGGCGATGCGGTGACCGCCAACAGCGTCGGACGCGCGGTGTTCGACTATCCCCTGCACCTCAAGGCCGAGGGCCTGCGCGGCGCGCGCATCGGCGTGCTGCGCAACCGCATGGGCATGGATCGCGACGCCGATGCGGCCATGGAGAAAGCCATCGACGCGATGCGGCGCGCCGGCGCGGTGGTAGTGGATGCGCAGATCCCCACCGACGGCCAATGGGACGCCGGCGAACTCGAAGTCCTGACCTGGGAATTCAAGGCCGGCCTGGAGCACTACCTGGAAAGCCGCCAGGCGCCGGTGCGCACGCTGGCTCAGCTCATCGACTTCAACAAGCGGCATGCGGGTGACGAACTGAGCTACTTCGGCCAGGACCTGCTCGAACAGGCCGACGCCAAGGGGCCGTTGAACGATCCGGTGTACCTGGACACGCGCAGCACGATCCGCCGGCTCGCCGGCGTCGAGGGCATCGATGCGGCCCTGCAGGCGCAGCGGCTCGATGCGCTGATCGCGCCCGCCACGAGCCCGGCCTGGAAGGCCGACATGACCAACGGCGATCCGCACGTGCCGTCGGGCTACGGCGCCGCCGCGGTCGCCGGCTACCCCAGCCTGACGGTGCCGATGGGTGAGGCGCGCGGCCTGCCGCTGGGCGTCGTGTTCATGGGCACGGCGTGGAGCGAGCCGCGCCTGCTCGAACTCGGCTATGCCTTCGAACAGGCGACCAAGGCGCGCCGCGCACCGCAGTTCCTCGCGTCGATCCCCGCCGGCGCCGCGCAGGCGACGGCAGCGAAATAA
- a CDS encoding DUF2127 domain-containing protein — translation MIDVGAPSQERHYNPDPHAHPGLHAIAIFEAAKGLLALLAASGLEILGPVPLQRWLHELINRFQLDPHHGAIEWLSNALNPDSVHLAAAIGLAYALLRFVEAWGLWRVRTWASWLGCISAAVYLPLDVYALVQHPGWLSVAVFAINLIVVWVLARDIFKRHH, via the coding sequence ATGATCGACGTGGGCGCTCCCTCGCAGGAGCGCCACTACAACCCGGATCCGCACGCGCATCCGGGCCTGCACGCGATCGCGATCTTCGAAGCGGCGAAGGGCCTGCTGGCCCTGCTGGCGGCCAGCGGCCTGGAAATCCTCGGCCCGGTGCCGCTGCAGCGTTGGCTGCATGAACTGATCAACCGCTTCCAGCTCGATCCGCACCACGGCGCGATCGAGTGGCTCTCGAACGCGCTCAATCCCGACTCGGTGCACCTGGCCGCCGCAATCGGCCTCGCCTACGCGCTGCTGCGCTTCGTCGAAGCCTGGGGCCTGTGGCGCGTGCGGACCTGGGCGTCCTGGCTCGGTTGCATCAGCGCGGCGGTGTACCTGCCGCTGGACGTGTACGCCCTGGTGCAACACCCGGGCTGGCTGTCGGTCGCGGTGTTCGCGATCAACCTCATCGTCGTGTGGGTACTCGCCCGCGACATCTTCAAGCGCCACCACTGA